One stretch of Maylandia zebra isolate NMK-2024a linkage group LG13, Mzebra_GT3a, whole genome shotgun sequence DNA includes these proteins:
- the nphp1 gene encoding nephrocystin-1 isoform X2 — protein MPLKRRGPLQLAQREVDEIKKQVDSLEKDVQSQAGSTEEAFRRCQKLQMSAEETLRTLKKLSKGEELAPVGNYDQRKQEEERRVQNIMERLKTLSLELSPPGPSTEAGNVSKEDSENSAEEDDDEDSNDNEEEHVEIVNNIAGDERRDLKPPSQSDARIYMVLSDFKGEQEGDLSVRKGEVLRIIRKAADGWWLAQNTKGSRGVVPKTFLKIGSSVDEEDDDDDDNDSKEDDDDKEESEEEENQDSEELTDDPDKWSASHSNWSTVKKALSEIDATDVLSAMGAIPSGFRPSTLNKLLVEEGVTYRGSHYIQPQLSQSQLSFKDLFLDPDTGKVRPRQVSTSVCFSLWSCRMIPTPGVGVQVLSRHVRLCAFDGTQVLSNIHIIRAAYNAKSPKTWSFSPRVTGILPTLLDGDCFLRCNSASPNLGILFELGVTFIRNSTGERGDLSCGWAFLKLTDDAGNPVPNRTYELPVNGGTPYEKDVAVEASPTRGSPSGVFQQMLQARRQPKLVVKLKSANSRTQTQLGVLPDTLLHCLNCIHLLVLHRHLLADALLMDRPTMQNADLICSPILSTFPVLLDQPDLLDALRSAWLDAETNMNRAQKRDLSYLKLEFVKVYMSSVYFLLHSPSLPCYRWADPLSEEQRARVIYAMLEMLKNQRNNTGQSGVPEVFVDGAHAHLAFDVTELTFDLLRVAW, from the exons GTTGACAGTCTGGAGAAGGATGTCCAGAGCCAGGCTGGATCCACTGAAGAGGCCTTTCGAAG ATGCCAAAAACTGCAAATGTCAGCAGAGGAGACACTAAGGACACTGAAGAAACTGAGCAAG GGTGAGGAGCTGGCTCCAGTGGGCAATTATGAtcagaggaaacaggaagaggAGCGACGAGTGCAAAACATCATGGAGCGTCTAAAAACTCTCTCTCTGGAGCTGTCGCCACCAGGACCTAGCACTGAAGCAGG TAATGTTTCAAAGGAAGATAGTGAAAATAGTGCTGAAGAAGACGATGACGAAGACAGTAACGACAATGAAGAGGAGCATGTAGAAATTGTTAACAACATTGCCGGTGATGAGAGGCGAGATTTGAAACCGCCATCTCAGTCAGATGCTCGCATCTACATGGTCCTCAGTGATTTCAAAGGAGAGCAGGAAGGAGATCTGTCTGTTCGG AAGGGGGAGGTGTTGAGGATTATCAGGAAGGCAGCAGATGGATGGTGGCTGGCTCAGAACACTAAAGGCAGCAGAGGAGTGGTTCCAAAAACCTTCCTGAAG ATTGGCTCTAGTGTTGAtgaggaagatgatgatgatgatgacaatgattcaaaagaagatgatgatgacaaGGAGGAGTCGGAAGAGGAGGAAAATCAAGATAGTGAAGAATTAACTGATGATCCAGACAAATGGAG TGCTTCACATTCTAACTGGTCTACAGTCAAAAAGGCTCTGAGTGAG ATTGATGCAACAGATGTGCTCTCCGCCATGGGTGCTATACCTTCAGGATTCAGACCATCAACTCTCAATAAATTACTGGTGGAGGAAG GTGTAACATACAGAGGAAGTCATTACATTCAGCCTcagctcagccaatcacagctctCCTTTAAAGACCTCTTCCTGGACCCAGACACTGGCAAG GTTCGTCCTCGGCAGGTCAGCACGagtgtttgtttcagtttgtgGAGCTGCAGGATGATTCCTACTCCTGGGGTCGGTGTTCAAGTCCTCAGCCGGCACGTCCGCCTCTGCGCCTTTGACGGAACTCAG GTTTTGAGTAACATCCACATAATAAGGGCAGCCTACAACGCCAAGAGCCCAAAGACCTGGAGCTTCTCTCCAAGG GTGACCGGTATCTTGCCCACCCTCTTGGATGGAGACTGTTTTCTGCGCTGCAACTCTGCGTCTCCTAACCTCGGGATCCTCTTTGAATTAGGAGTCACTTTTATACGAAAT TCTACTGGGGAGAGAGGAGACCTAAGCTGTGGTTGGGCTTTCCTCAAATTGACCGATGATGCAGGAAATCCTGTGCCGAACAG GACCTATGAACTGCCTGTGAATGGTGGCACTCCATATGAGAAGGATGTAGCAGTGGAGGCGTCACCCACTAGAGGAT CTCCAAGTGGTGTTTTCCAGCAGATGCTCCAAGCCAGGCGGCAGCCCAAACTTGTTGTTAAGCTGAAATCAGCCAACAGCCGGACGCAAACACAGCTCGG TGTCCTTCCAGATACTCTCCTCCACTGCCTAAACTGCATCCATCTGCTGGTTCTGCACAGGCATCTGCTTGCAGACGCACTGCTGATGGACAGGCCCACAATGCAGAATGCAG ATCTAATATGCAGTCCTATActttcaaccttccctgtgttGTTGGACCAGCCAGACCTGTTAGATGCTCTCAGG AGTGCCTGGCTGGATGCTGAGACTAACATGAACAGAGCACAAAAG AGGGACCTCTCCTATCTAAAACTGGAGTTTGTTAAAGTCTACATGTCATCTGTGTATTTCCTGCTCCACTCTCCATCGCTGCCCTGTTATCGTTGGGCGGACCCGCTCTCTGAGGAACAACGCGCAAGAGTCATCTACGCAATGCTGGAAATGCTGAAAAACCAACGCAACAACACCGGCCAGTCAGGAGTTCCTGAGGTCTTTGTTGATGGCGCTCACGCGCATCTCGCTTTTGATGTTACCGAGTTGACTTTTGACCTTCTCCGTGTGGCGTGGTGA
- the LOC101481837 gene encoding myelin and lymphocyte protein has translation MASTTSGDALPSGGRIFTSFPDIFFIPEFVFGGLVWILVASAKVDPANPLGWVMFVSIFCFVMTTLWFFIFLCGGNQSSIWPALDAGYHFVAVVFFLSASVDLAYVTYGIGQGVKLAQVLALLPAELLKIYRLYISAVVMSYVATLLYFLHAIFSAIRWKRS, from the exons ATGGCTTCCACCACCTCAGGTGATGCTCTGCCATCAGGCGGAAGGATCTTCACCAGCTTTCCTGACATATTCTTCATCCCCGAGttt GTGTTTGGTGGTTTGGTGTGGATCCTGGTGGCATCGGCTAAAGTTGATCCGGCTAATCCTCTGGGCTGGGTGATGTTTGTGTCTATCTTCTGCTTCGTAATGACAACACTCTggttcttcatcttcctctgcGGAGGCAATCAGAGCAGCATCTGGCCAGCACTG GATGCAGGCTATCATTTTGTGGCGGTGGTTTTCTTCCTCAGTGCATCAGTGGATCTGGCCTATGTTACCTATGGGATTGGACAAGGAGTTAAACTTGCACAAGTTCTAGCATTACTACCAGCTGAACTGCTCAAAATATACCGACTGTACATTTCTGCAGTG GTGATGTCCTATGTGGCCACTCTTCTCTACTTCCTCCATGCCATATTCTCTGCCATTCGATGGAAGAGGTCCTAA
- the nphp1 gene encoding nephrocystin-1 isoform X3, whose product MPLKRRGPLQLAQREVDEIKKQVDSLEKDVQSQAGSTEEAFRRCQKLQMSAEETLRTLKKLSKGEELAPVGNYDQRKQEEERRVQNIMERLKTLSLELSPPGPSTEAGNVSKEDSENSAEEDDDEDSNDNEEEHVEIVNNIAGDERRDLKPPSQSDARIYMVLSDFKGEQEGDLSVRKGEVLRIIRKAADGWWLAQNTKGSRGVVPKTFLKIGSSVDEEDDDDDDNDSKEDDDDKEESEEEENQDSEELTDDPDKWRFASHSNWSTVKKALSEIDATDVLSAMGAIPSGFRPSTLNKLLVEEGVTYRGSHYIQPQLSQSQLSFKDLFLDPDTGKVRPRQVSTSVCFSLWSCRMIPTPGVGVQVLSRHVRLCAFDGTQVLSNIHIIRAAYNAKSPKTWSFSPRVTGILPTLLDGDCFLRCNSASPNLGILFELGVTFIRNSTGERGDLSCGWAFLKLTDDAGNPVPNRTYELPVNGGTPYEKDVAVEASPTRGSPSGVFQQMLQARRQPKLVVKLKSANSRTQTQLGVLPDTLLHCLNCIHLLVLHRHLLADALLMDRPTMQNADLICSPILSTFPVLLDQPDLLDALRSAWLDAETNMNRAQKVRACRGTSPI is encoded by the exons GTTGACAGTCTGGAGAAGGATGTCCAGAGCCAGGCTGGATCCACTGAAGAGGCCTTTCGAAG ATGCCAAAAACTGCAAATGTCAGCAGAGGAGACACTAAGGACACTGAAGAAACTGAGCAAG GGTGAGGAGCTGGCTCCAGTGGGCAATTATGAtcagaggaaacaggaagaggAGCGACGAGTGCAAAACATCATGGAGCGTCTAAAAACTCTCTCTCTGGAGCTGTCGCCACCAGGACCTAGCACTGAAGCAGG TAATGTTTCAAAGGAAGATAGTGAAAATAGTGCTGAAGAAGACGATGACGAAGACAGTAACGACAATGAAGAGGAGCATGTAGAAATTGTTAACAACATTGCCGGTGATGAGAGGCGAGATTTGAAACCGCCATCTCAGTCAGATGCTCGCATCTACATGGTCCTCAGTGATTTCAAAGGAGAGCAGGAAGGAGATCTGTCTGTTCGG AAGGGGGAGGTGTTGAGGATTATCAGGAAGGCAGCAGATGGATGGTGGCTGGCTCAGAACACTAAAGGCAGCAGAGGAGTGGTTCCAAAAACCTTCCTGAAG ATTGGCTCTAGTGTTGAtgaggaagatgatgatgatgatgacaatgattcaaaagaagatgatgatgacaaGGAGGAGTCGGAAGAGGAGGAAAATCAAGATAGTGAAGAATTAACTGATGATCCAGACAAATGGAGGTT TGCTTCACATTCTAACTGGTCTACAGTCAAAAAGGCTCTGAGTGAG ATTGATGCAACAGATGTGCTCTCCGCCATGGGTGCTATACCTTCAGGATTCAGACCATCAACTCTCAATAAATTACTGGTGGAGGAAG GTGTAACATACAGAGGAAGTCATTACATTCAGCCTcagctcagccaatcacagctctCCTTTAAAGACCTCTTCCTGGACCCAGACACTGGCAAG GTTCGTCCTCGGCAGGTCAGCACGagtgtttgtttcagtttgtgGAGCTGCAGGATGATTCCTACTCCTGGGGTCGGTGTTCAAGTCCTCAGCCGGCACGTCCGCCTCTGCGCCTTTGACGGAACTCAG GTTTTGAGTAACATCCACATAATAAGGGCAGCCTACAACGCCAAGAGCCCAAAGACCTGGAGCTTCTCTCCAAGG GTGACCGGTATCTTGCCCACCCTCTTGGATGGAGACTGTTTTCTGCGCTGCAACTCTGCGTCTCCTAACCTCGGGATCCTCTTTGAATTAGGAGTCACTTTTATACGAAAT TCTACTGGGGAGAGAGGAGACCTAAGCTGTGGTTGGGCTTTCCTCAAATTGACCGATGATGCAGGAAATCCTGTGCCGAACAG GACCTATGAACTGCCTGTGAATGGTGGCACTCCATATGAGAAGGATGTAGCAGTGGAGGCGTCACCCACTAGAGGAT CTCCAAGTGGTGTTTTCCAGCAGATGCTCCAAGCCAGGCGGCAGCCCAAACTTGTTGTTAAGCTGAAATCAGCCAACAGCCGGACGCAAACACAGCTCGG TGTCCTTCCAGATACTCTCCTCCACTGCCTAAACTGCATCCATCTGCTGGTTCTGCACAGGCATCTGCTTGCAGACGCACTGCTGATGGACAGGCCCACAATGCAGAATGCAG ATCTAATATGCAGTCCTATActttcaaccttccctgtgttGTTGGACCAGCCAGACCTGTTAGATGCTCTCAGG AGTGCCTGGCTGGATGCTGAGACTAACATGAACAGAGCACAAAAGGTGCGTGCGTGTAG AGGGACCTCTCCTATCTAA
- the nphp1 gene encoding nephrocystin-1 isoform X1, translated as MPLKRRGPLQLAQREVDEIKKQVDSLEKDVQSQAGSTEEAFRRCQKLQMSAEETLRTLKKLSKGEELAPVGNYDQRKQEEERRVQNIMERLKTLSLELSPPGPSTEAGNVSKEDSENSAEEDDDEDSNDNEEEHVEIVNNIAGDERRDLKPPSQSDARIYMVLSDFKGEQEGDLSVRKGEVLRIIRKAADGWWLAQNTKGSRGVVPKTFLKIGSSVDEEDDDDDDNDSKEDDDDKEESEEEENQDSEELTDDPDKWRFASHSNWSTVKKALSEIDATDVLSAMGAIPSGFRPSTLNKLLVEEGVTYRGSHYIQPQLSQSQLSFKDLFLDPDTGKVRPRQVSTSVCFSLWSCRMIPTPGVGVQVLSRHVRLCAFDGTQVLSNIHIIRAAYNAKSPKTWSFSPRVTGILPTLLDGDCFLRCNSASPNLGILFELGVTFIRNSTGERGDLSCGWAFLKLTDDAGNPVPNRTYELPVNGGTPYEKDVAVEASPTRGSPSGVFQQMLQARRQPKLVVKLKSANSRTQTQLGVLPDTLLHCLNCIHLLVLHRHLLADALLMDRPTMQNADLICSPILSTFPVLLDQPDLLDALRSAWLDAETNMNRAQKRDLSYLKLEFVKVYMSSVYFLLHSPSLPCYRWADPLSEEQRARVIYAMLEMLKNQRNNTGQSGVPEVFVDGAHAHLAFDVTELTFDLLRVAW; from the exons GTTGACAGTCTGGAGAAGGATGTCCAGAGCCAGGCTGGATCCACTGAAGAGGCCTTTCGAAG ATGCCAAAAACTGCAAATGTCAGCAGAGGAGACACTAAGGACACTGAAGAAACTGAGCAAG GGTGAGGAGCTGGCTCCAGTGGGCAATTATGAtcagaggaaacaggaagaggAGCGACGAGTGCAAAACATCATGGAGCGTCTAAAAACTCTCTCTCTGGAGCTGTCGCCACCAGGACCTAGCACTGAAGCAGG TAATGTTTCAAAGGAAGATAGTGAAAATAGTGCTGAAGAAGACGATGACGAAGACAGTAACGACAATGAAGAGGAGCATGTAGAAATTGTTAACAACATTGCCGGTGATGAGAGGCGAGATTTGAAACCGCCATCTCAGTCAGATGCTCGCATCTACATGGTCCTCAGTGATTTCAAAGGAGAGCAGGAAGGAGATCTGTCTGTTCGG AAGGGGGAGGTGTTGAGGATTATCAGGAAGGCAGCAGATGGATGGTGGCTGGCTCAGAACACTAAAGGCAGCAGAGGAGTGGTTCCAAAAACCTTCCTGAAG ATTGGCTCTAGTGTTGAtgaggaagatgatgatgatgatgacaatgattcaaaagaagatgatgatgacaaGGAGGAGTCGGAAGAGGAGGAAAATCAAGATAGTGAAGAATTAACTGATGATCCAGACAAATGGAGGTT TGCTTCACATTCTAACTGGTCTACAGTCAAAAAGGCTCTGAGTGAG ATTGATGCAACAGATGTGCTCTCCGCCATGGGTGCTATACCTTCAGGATTCAGACCATCAACTCTCAATAAATTACTGGTGGAGGAAG GTGTAACATACAGAGGAAGTCATTACATTCAGCCTcagctcagccaatcacagctctCCTTTAAAGACCTCTTCCTGGACCCAGACACTGGCAAG GTTCGTCCTCGGCAGGTCAGCACGagtgtttgtttcagtttgtgGAGCTGCAGGATGATTCCTACTCCTGGGGTCGGTGTTCAAGTCCTCAGCCGGCACGTCCGCCTCTGCGCCTTTGACGGAACTCAG GTTTTGAGTAACATCCACATAATAAGGGCAGCCTACAACGCCAAGAGCCCAAAGACCTGGAGCTTCTCTCCAAGG GTGACCGGTATCTTGCCCACCCTCTTGGATGGAGACTGTTTTCTGCGCTGCAACTCTGCGTCTCCTAACCTCGGGATCCTCTTTGAATTAGGAGTCACTTTTATACGAAAT TCTACTGGGGAGAGAGGAGACCTAAGCTGTGGTTGGGCTTTCCTCAAATTGACCGATGATGCAGGAAATCCTGTGCCGAACAG GACCTATGAACTGCCTGTGAATGGTGGCACTCCATATGAGAAGGATGTAGCAGTGGAGGCGTCACCCACTAGAGGAT CTCCAAGTGGTGTTTTCCAGCAGATGCTCCAAGCCAGGCGGCAGCCCAAACTTGTTGTTAAGCTGAAATCAGCCAACAGCCGGACGCAAACACAGCTCGG TGTCCTTCCAGATACTCTCCTCCACTGCCTAAACTGCATCCATCTGCTGGTTCTGCACAGGCATCTGCTTGCAGACGCACTGCTGATGGACAGGCCCACAATGCAGAATGCAG ATCTAATATGCAGTCCTATActttcaaccttccctgtgttGTTGGACCAGCCAGACCTGTTAGATGCTCTCAGG AGTGCCTGGCTGGATGCTGAGACTAACATGAACAGAGCACAAAAG AGGGACCTCTCCTATCTAAAACTGGAGTTTGTTAAAGTCTACATGTCATCTGTGTATTTCCTGCTCCACTCTCCATCGCTGCCCTGTTATCGTTGGGCGGACCCGCTCTCTGAGGAACAACGCGCAAGAGTCATCTACGCAATGCTGGAAATGCTGAAAAACCAACGCAACAACACCGGCCAGTCAGGAGTTCCTGAGGTCTTTGTTGATGGCGCTCACGCGCATCTCGCTTTTGATGTTACCGAGTTGACTTTTGACCTTCTCCGTGTGGCGTGGTGA